In the Triticum urartu cultivar G1812 unplaced genomic scaffold, Tu2.1 TuUngrouped_contig_6695, whole genome shotgun sequence genome, TGAGCAAGCAAgttgatgcacacccacttagttttctttttgagctttcatacacttatagctctagtgcatccattgcatggcaatccctactcactcacattgatatctattgatggaaATCTCCATAGCcagttgatatgcctagttgatgtgagactatctccttctttttgtcttccccacaaccacgatattctattccacctgtagtgttatgtccatggctcacgctcatgtattgcgcgaaagttgaaaaggtttgagaacatcaaaagtatgaaacaattgcttggcttgtcatcggggttgtgtatgatttgaatattttgtgtgatgaagatggagcatagccagactatatgattttgtagggataactttctttggctatgttattttgagaagacataattatcttgttagtatgcttgaactattattgtttttatgtcaatattaaacttttgttttgaatcttatggatctgaatattcttgccacaataaagaaaattatattgataaatatgttaggtagcattccacatcaaaaattctgtttttatcatttacctactcgaggacgagtagaaattaagcttggggatgcttgatacgtctccaacgtatctataattttttattgttccatgctattatattatctatcttggatgttttatatgcatttatatactattttatatgatttttgggactaacctgttaacctagagcccagtgccagtttctgttttttcccttatttttgagtttcgcggaaaaggaatatcaaacggagtccaattgacatgaaaCTTTATGACGATtgtttttggaccaaaagaagcccactGAGTACCGGAGATGCACCAGAGTAGTCCTGAGGCCTCCataagggtggagggcgcccccaccccccttgggcacgccctccgaccttgtgggcccctgttggacccccctgacttgttctcgacgccaatacctcttatatatccccaaacctccagaatagaacctagatcgggagtttcgccgccgcaagcctctgtagccaccaaaaaccaatcgggaccctattccggcaccttgccggagggggataTCAACaccggtggccatattcatcattccggcgctctccatgatgaggagggagtagttcaccctcgggactgagggtatgtaccagtagctatgtgtttgatctctctctctctctcgtgttcttgatttggtacgatcttgatgtaccgcgagctttgctattatatttggatcttatgatgtttctccccctctaacttcttgtaatggattgagttttccctttgaagttatcttatcggattgagtctttaaggatttgagaacacttgatgtatgtcttgcttgtgcttatctgtggtgacaatgggatattcacgtgatctacttgatgtatgttttggtgatcaacttgcgggttctgtaaccttgtgaacttatgcataggggttggcgcatgttttcgtcttgaatctccggtagaaactttggggcactctttgaagttctttgtgttggtttgaatagataaatctgagattgtgtgatgcatatcatataatcaaacCCGTGGATACTTGTGGtaacattggagtatctaggggatattagggttttggttgatttgtatcttaaggtgttattttagtacgaactcttgggttttttgtgacacttataggaatagcccaatagatcgattagaaataataactttgaggtggtttcgtaccctacaataatctcttcgtttgttctctgctattagtgactttggagtgactctttgttgcatgttgagggattgttatatgatctaattatggtatcattgttgagagaatttccactagtgaaattatgaaccctaggccttgtttcgaagcattacaataccgttttcgctcacttttaccacttgttaccttgctgtttttatatattttcatattacaaaaaccattatctaccatccatattacacttgtatcaccatctcttcgccgaactagtgcacctatacaatttaccattgtattgggtgtgttggggacacaagagactctctgttatttggttgcagggttatttgagggagaccatcttcatcctacgcctcccacggattgataaaccttaggtcacccacttgagggaaattttctactgtcctacaaaactctgcgcttggaggcccaacacaagtctacaagaagaaggttgcgtagtagacatcagccacCTCCTAGGTCAGCACCTCATCCACTTTGTTGTTGACGACTTAGACACAGATGTGGAGGACACTATGCTGCCATTGGCATCCTCGACTCCGGGGCCCACAAGCGCCACAACGCCGCATAACGAAGAAACACATGATGGAGACAATACCACCCGGTGTCCGTTGCCCTCCTTCCTTCGTCACACCGGCCGACAAAATTTCCGTGCCTACCTAGTCTGACCCACTTAGAGATTTGCCGATGAAGTGAAATACCCTCCTTCATTGCTTATCTTCCAATTGGTTTGATTAAATGCAATGTGATTGTGAAAGAATAGTGGCAAATGTGCAATTTTTGTTTTAGCAATGATTCTGTGCATTTGGGAGGATCGACAGTCGGTGATGAATCATTACTAAATAGTATGACGAGTGATTTGGTTGCAATCAATGATTTCGATCTTGATGGTGCACCAGTAGAAAACTTTAAACAATTGGATACAAAGGGCAAAGATACTGATTTTATCCATTCCAACCCTCTGAATCATCATGGAAGAAAGTAATTTGACAGCAAACTACACCACGAAATAGGATGTTGCTCCTATGAGGGGTCAAGAGATCACTCTTGATGTTGTCATCGAGAAATATCAAACGAGTGCAAATAATTGGTGGCACATCGAGGAGCATTTCCATCAACACCTTGAGCATAAATCAAAACACACCCTGAAATCTCACACATCGATGGATGCAATTCAAGAGATGTGCAACTGTTGGGCGGGTTGCTTGGACCAAGTGAGGCACGCTCCTCCTAGCGGTGCCACCATTGACCAATATGTGAGCACTCTTATTATTCTTTATTACCACATTTACATCACATTGAGCATTTTGAGCATTCTATGTTGTAGAGTAATATAGCCCAAGAGAGGTATCGACAAATGGCCAAGTCGAAGGGCAAATTGTTTGGCCTCCAAAATTGTTCGAATATGTTGGAAGGCAACAAGAAATAGAAATCAAGGAATGATGAGGCTCCTCCAAAACATGGGAGTCAAGTCGCAAAAAATTCCTCTCTGAAATTGGATGGCTATGAGGAAGATTAAGGTGATGGGGAGGAAAGGGTTCCTAGAAGTCCCATTCCGATGTCTACCATGGGTCGGCCTGACAGGGGGAAGTGAGTAAAGGAGATGTTCAAGAGATAAGCAGAAGTGGAGCCGATGAAAAGCAAAATCAATGAGTCGATGAGGTTAATAAATGAGTACGCgaagaagaataagaaaatgTGGAGATGGAGGAGCAGCTACAATAGAGGAGGGCGATGTGAGATGTTATGTAAGAAAGCACAAGGCAGAAGGAAGATATGAAGGCATGTAGGCTTAAAAATTGAGGAGGAACGGTTGATGCAAGCTCGAATAGCCGAGGAGGACCGAATTATCATGTTGGATTTGAATACCATGGATCCAATGGAAACATCATTCTGGAAGTTCACACTAGCAGAGATCATGTGTTGTAGGATGGGATGGAAGCACGATGCACACACCGGAGGAGTGAAAGGTGCACACACCGGAGGAGGGTAAGGTTCGCATACTAGAGGAGAGGAGGTGGCACACGCCAAAGGATGGGACAGTGCGCACCCCGAAGAAGGGGACGGTGCACACGCCCCTACATTGACATGTGATTTGTACATAGAAGTTTGCTTCAGTACCCCTTCCCCCTTTAAATTGTTTAAAAAGGTAAATGTGTCTTTTACTACACTAGTGTAAAAACGTttttatattatgagacggagggagtacgtaaCATACTAATTAGTGTTTGTATAGTGTTTAAAATTACATGTGTTGTCCTGTCCAATCCAAATCCAAACCTGGGCCTGATCTAGTCCTAGGTTGTTTGATGTACAAACTTGTACATGGATACGTAGGACTATCCCTTAGAAGGAGAGAATGCGTCTCGTAACAGTTACCGCCACTCATCCTGCTAGACAGGCATCGAGCGGCCGAGCGTTGTATTGCGTAGGAAAGGCAGGGCCGCTCTGCAGTGAGGGCAAGGGGAGGAGCACCTCGCCACTCATCTCGGTAGACGAGCATCGAGCATCCGACCATTGTGCCATGGAGAAAAGCTAGCGCCGCGCTTTCACGATGGCACTAGGGAGGGGAGGAGCGTTTCCATGAACTGCGGAAGAGCTAGCCCTATGGAGGAGATGCATTTCCGATGTCGTGTTGGAGAAGGAGCTAGCGGGGCTCGCGCATCATTGCCACAATGCCACCGATCGCCTCCGTCTAGTTCATGCGAGGAGAATGAGTTTGCCTATCTTCCTTTCTATTAGAATGCCCCACACAACTCTCGGAATGTCCCACACAACTCCAGCGAGGCTACTCGCTGCTAATCTCCACATCCTTTAATGATATCGTGAGACACACCCTCGATTTACTTGTCCCCATAAACCTGACATGGCTGTGATGCTACACCGTCGTAGTAGGTGCACTCAGGGGCGTAGCTATGTAGAGCTAGCCGGTGTCACCGGCACCGGGTCTAATTTAAACTTGCTTAATGTAATCCATTGATTTAGTGTGTAGATCATTGAATTATTTGACATGTAGGCATGCATTCTTCTATGTGGACACCGGGTAATTTCCAATCTGGATCCGCCCCTGGATGCACTCCACGCATGACCTCACACGTGAGTAGAAATCGAACCTAGTCTAAGAGTCCACGAACTAACCTCGACTTACGTGCTCGGAAACTAGCAAACACACACCCCTTCTTCCGCCCTACACGTGCTTTGGGTCGACCCATATGCGGGGCGGAGCGCCCCAGTTTTTTTCGTTTATTACTATTTTTGTTCTTTTTTTGCTTTTTTAactcaaaaaatgttcacgaatcCCAAATTCAAAAATGCTCGGGATTTCAAAAAAGTTCTGAACTTTTGAAAAtatttgtgaatttgaaaaagttTCCAAATTTAAAAGTCCATGATTTTTAAAAATGTTcctggatttcataaaatgttcaCGATTCATTAAATGTTTTGAATTTCAGAATACTGTTCGGGAATTTAAAAAATTattcatgatttcaaaaaatattaaaaacATTGAATAACTTTCTTggttttaaaaaaatgttcatggattTCAATAAATATTCGTAAATTTCAAAAATAATCATGATTTCCAAAAAAATCAACTTATAAAATATTCAGCAATTCAAAACAATGTTCACAAATTAAAGAATGATCTAAATTTCGAATAATGTTCCaaacaaattcaaaaatatttaaaaaatgaaaAGTGTTCTTAATTTCAAAACttgttcaaaattttgaaaaaaaaatctttAAATGAAAGAAAATCACCAATTTGGAAATAAAAAAATGGAAAATAGCAAACGGAAAAGGAAAATAGAAAAAGAGGggaaaacaaaaaataaaggaaagaataaaaataaaaatgtagATAACCAACAAAAAAACACAAAACCGGAAAGGCCCAAATAGGATATGCCCTTGAAAGACAAAGTATGTGAATACATACGCTTTGGATAGAAATTAAAGTGGTATAACGATTAATGGACTGATTAATTCCCGAAAAATATAGCGGTTAATTCTAAACTTGACCATCATGCCCTCCTATCTGAAGGGTCATTTTTTAATCTTAGTTGTTGATTCAGATAAGGGGGTGTACTGAAGCAGAAGTGTTGTATATATTGGTTGAATCCTTTGTTTTTCTGTGCATGTAACTTGTTAAAAAATACATGCATGATTGCCCATAAAATACTGTGAAACATTTAGTCCAGGTGTTCGAATGAAAATAAAGAGAAAATTGGAGACCTTCAAAATTAGAACCTAAACATCCAGCGAACATCATATTTGTAGGCTTGGCAAATCTAATGTTTTTGTATGGTAAGTTTTATTCATCAAGGATGGCAAGTTTGGTTGGCAAGCATTGCGAATCCGTTTCAGTTCACTTTTTGTCAGGTAATTGCGATTCTTGCAAACTAAATTTACCATCCTCGTGATATTATAAATTGCCATGAAAAACTTTTAAGTCGCCATGCATTAGCATTTTCGAAAAATTATGAAGGGCACTACATGTGCATTATAGCGAATATTAAAGTTGGTCTAAAGTTTAAACATTACGGGATACTTTGTAAATGTATGTCGACTTGTGTGCTTCCCTCCGGCTCATTCGACCCGCCCTACATGATATGAATGAACACACATGCGGCGCCCTCGCTAGTTCTTGCGCGTGAAGCCGTTTTCGTGCATCGACGATGAAAGCTATCTATGCTTTCTTCGTTCGAGTGACGGCATATGTTTTTCCCTCCATTAAAAACCACGAAAAAAGAAACCACGCATGCAGCTTCCATGGTCAAGTTCATGTGGTTTTGGAACCCCAGATATGGCTCGGTCGATCTCACCTACTACAAAGACCCAAATTCAATGAAGTACCTAAACATTTATTCCCATGTCGCCACTCGAAATTTTCAATGCAACAAGCGCCGCCGTCAATCAGGTAGGTCGATCTCTAGAGTCCGAAGTGCATCGGGGGCTCTCGCGTGCTATATAAACGAGCGCCCACTGCCAGCATCATGCACACCACTCGCAAGCACAGCAGCGCCACAGTACCTAAGCAACAAAGATGGGCAGCACCACCGGAGCCAGCCTCCTCCGTGCCCTGCTGTTCGCGTCGCTCTTCGCCGGGTTCGCGGCGCATCTCGCCGCCGGGGAGAAGGACTGCTACGACGAGAGGGACAGCGTCATCCGCATGTGCAAGTGGACCATCAAGAAGGGGAGCCCCTACGTGATCCCGGACATGCCCTGCCGCCTCGAGGTGAGGAAGGTGGACATGCCCTGCATCTGCCGCGTCctcaccgccgccgacgagcggATCATCAGCCCCGAGAAGCTCGTCCGCTGCTCCCGCGAAGCCGGCGTCGCCCTCCCCGTCGGGAGCAAATGCGGGAGTAAGCATTCGTGCATGCATGCAGCGCCTGATGCTTCTTTTCCATTACTGTTTTTCTTGCTACGGACTAGCTCATCTTATCCACGTACGTACGTGATTTTTGCAGCCTACACCATCGTGGCGCCAGCGCCACCATCCGCGCATGCGTGAGGAGTTCCGACCACGGGATCGTGCGAGAGGAAGGCGAGGGGAGGAGGACCGGAGGAGATGTCAGGGGAGAATAACTGAATAAGTGCGCGCGTGCCTGTATGCTCAGCTATACTGAGCTACCGTAGTCCGTAGAATGTATCTTCTGCCATTCTGCCATAGCATGCGTGCTACCCTGAGATCTGAGTTGGTAATAATAAAAGCCTTCCTTCTACACTATGCTTGCGTAACAACGACTGCATTCCATGTTGGTTCTTCATCCCATTGCCCTGGGTTACTGCCGGAGTAGCTCATAGTCCCATACTGCTACTCTGGTCTCGAACTCCGAACACATTCATCCGGCGACGCCGTTTTGTTTCTCTATACTCCTATATAGTGTGGGAATAACTTTTGCTATCAGCCGTTGGATGTGCTCAATCCGACGGCTGTGAATTGGCAAATCCAGGAGCTGCTGGCCGTCAGATCAAGTCATGTGCTGCACAAGATCCTTCCACGTGGACATGAGTGAAAAGTTGAATTCGCCGCACGCGCGCTTTATAGGGACTCCAAGGCGCGCAACTATAGTCTGGAACCAACTGGAAGCTCCACCGACAAAATTACCTCGACTGTTCCGCCGCGTGACTGCTCATACCACCGCCAAGCTCATCCCCTTTGTCGATCCGCGTTTCCTAAACCGAATCAAACCACCCCATCAATCGCACATCCGTCACACCTTAATCCCCACCCTTCCAATcgcttctccttctccctctccctctccctcaccAATCCGATCCTTGGATCCGATCAGCGGATCGCGCTACGCTCCTCCCTCTACCTCGCCACTCCAGCCGGGGCATCAATTCGCGCTAACCTCCTGTCATCATTGAGCTGCTCTAGGCGTTTATTCTCGAACACAAATCCGGTGTGCTGGGTGTCTTCTCGCCCACTACAATATCCCGTGGATATAGGAGGGATCGTTGGAGAGCTGCACGGGTGCTACTGGAATTTGGGCCACGCATTGCCGTACTGGCCATATATCATTCAATTTCACCAAGTTGAGGAACAGGTATCGTATAATAATTCTGGTATTATAGCCAGTTTTTCTTGACTTATTGATTTGTGTCTTCTGATCCTACTTAAATCAAATAATGTTTCGCATTATAATTTTTGACCACCAACTGTTTGTGTTTATGTGCACAAAGCCTTTTGTTTTTCTACATTGATGATTTGTACAATCCAGTCAAGGGGATATCAAATAATGCAAATATCCTAAATTTCGACCTTCAAGTGTTTGTGTTTATGTCTATAAGCTTTTCGGTTTTTTAAGTCCGATCTTATATGTTGCCATACAAGATAAAACTATGAGAATCTCACATTGAACAATTTTTTGATGGTATACTTTGTTATGCAGCGACTCGATTTAATTTATGTAAGATCAGAACTCATATGTGAGGGCAGGCAAGGAAAACTTAAACAATCAATTACCAAGGTCGCTTGGATTACAAGCACATGATCCATTTAGAGATATCACTAATGTGGCTGATTGCCTACAATCATTGGAAGATAAATCTGGTATGGAGTTTGTCTCATATGATACTTTTTTTTTCTGAAAGTATGTACACATGAACTATTATAACTTAGTAAATTAGTGTTCACAGGTTGTGTTCAAGCATCCTCTTCAGCACAAGGTTTTGTTCAGTCTGTGGGCGATTCTGTTGCTAGAACTCAGCATTCGGTAAATCCATTTGCTGTATATAGTGATCATAATACTTCCTCAATTGAGTGTAGAGGTGCTGGGCCAACAAATGCTCCTGAGAAAAAGCATTATAATAATCGGGAAAGATACTTGCGTATGACTCCAGAACAGCGTGATGTCTATCTGCAAAGAAATCGCGAGTACAAACGGAGTAGGAGGCAAAATCATGATACATATAGCGATGGTATGCAATCTGCAGTTAGCCATACCAGTAGAAGTAGCAATGGTGGAACAAACTCATCAACTCAAACAAGTAAAAAAACAAAAGGTATTTTTTTTAATTTAATTGGTATTATTTCTTTGTTGATAATATCATTGTAAATGGTGTAATCCGGTGTTTCCTGGGTACAGTTTAACGAGTTAATAAATGATAATTATGTCCAAGAAAACTTTCAAAACATGTATGGTTCAATATTTAATCCTTCTCTCACCATGCAACTTTTTTTTACATCAATACAGTGGCCGCAACTGGAGATCCAAGCATGCCTCCATCTGATAAAATTATCTTTCAAGAAAGTTTAGTCAACCCAGTTATTGGAAGGCAGATCATGTTAAATCCATCTGTCTTATCGACATCACATTGCACTTCTGAAACTACTGTTTCGCAAAAGCAGATACCGACAACATACTTGATTAATAGTGGTGAGGACAATATAAGAAGATCGTCTGATGGTGCGAGTTGTAGCACTGCTACACAATCTTCTATGTATAGAAAAAGGAGATGTGGTCATGTGTCGACAATTGTTGGTAAAGATAAGCAGGCAGCAACATACTTGGACATGGGAAATGATTATAAGAGAAGAAGACTGTCTAATGGGGGTTATAGCAGTGCTTCACAATTTTCGTGTGGTACTGCATGTTGTATCACTGCACAAAAGGAAAATGGATATACATGTGACTTGCTTGACCAATATGTTCCTGTGCAAATGCAACACCATGTCACCAGAGAACAAGAAGACCATGACAACACCATTTACATGCCAAGGGATAATTTTCCTGCTGTACAGGGTAAGTAACTTCTAAGCTATGGAACAACAATTTTGGTTTCTGTATCTATCTTTGATATATTGTATATTTCTGATTCTGTTTTTATATAAACTAACACGTCTAATTTCCGTGAAATGATATTATAGATGAAACTAGGCAAGATGAAGATATGGCTGAAAACAGTGATGAAGATGAAGAAGGAAATGTATtccttggacaaggtaaaaaaaTAAGTATGTGTATATTATTTGATAAAAACAATATAATATATTTATCATCACTGTATTAATATTTTATTTTTAAAACAATGGCAGGTTTTGAATATCTTTCATATCGAGAACTAAACCATGATATTTGTGGAACACAAGTTGACCTGTACGACCGTATATATCAAAATTTACCCGCTGGTCATCATGTTCTGAAGCCAATGCCTAATTGCATTCATTGCAATGCTAAAAGGTTCCAGTTTGAGAAACCAACATTTTGTTGCATGGGCGGAAGGGTCAAGATAGTAATACCCCATGTTCCTG is a window encoding:
- the LOC125530977 gene encoding uncharacterized protein LOC125530977 is translated as MGSTTGASLLRALLFASLFAGFAAHLAAGEKDCYDERDSVIRMCKWTIKKGSPYVIPDMPCRLEVRKVDMPCICRVLTAADERIISPEKLVRCSREAGVALPVGSKCGTYTIVAPAPPSAHA